From the genome of Candidatus Sulfotelmatobacter sp.:
GGAATTCCGTGACCAAGTTCTGGATCTTGATCAGCTCGGTCTGCTGTTCGTTGAGCTTGGTGATCGCGGTCTGATCGGGCTTCTCTTGCTCCAGCGTGAGGTTGACGTACTTGTCGATGATCGCGTTGTAGTTGATGCCCGACGCGATGCCCGGGAACGAGACGGGCGGGACGTTGGTCCCGTAGACGGTCGAGTCGGCGCTGCTCGAGCTCGACGTGCCGGTCGAAGAGACTCCACTCATGCTAGGCGCTGTGATCCAGAACGGCGCCGGCCAGTTTGTTGAAGAACTGAGCGATCAGCACCATCGACTCGGGCGGGAACTGCGTGATCACCTGTCCGGTCTGCGCGTTGGTGAAAACCGTGACGATCTCGTTGGGATCGTGCACGACCCGAAACTGCACGGAGACCTGCGAACCGTTGCCGACCAGCTGGGAGAGCGCGCTGTGCAGCGTCTCGTCCTGGGGCGCGTCGACAACGGGCGTGCCGCCCTGCGGGCCGGGGTCGGCCGGCTGCGCCAACTCGCTGGGCGGCGCCGGGGCCGCGGCGGCCGTCGCCGCAGCGTCGACTGAGAGAACGTCCATGTTCGTGCAGAATCCTCCACTTGCGATATCGGTCGGCCAGGCCGCCCGATTTAGGTGACCCCGGCGGCGGCTTCGGCGTAACCGCGAACGATGCCCCGGATGACCATCGCCGGCATCAAGGCCCCGGTCGCTTCCGCCGGAGGCACCGGCGGGAAGCGCCGCCCTTCGTCCCAGGCCTCCCCGAGGGCACGGGTGAGCGCGCCCAAGTCGCCGGGGTCGAACCGTTGGGGGACGATGCCGGGGATCGCGAACGAGCGCCGCTCCGCAACGGCCAGACGGGCTCCGGCGAGCACCGCCGCGGCCAGGCGCGCTGACCCCTCGCCCAGCCACGCCGCGTCGACGACGACCGCGGCGGCCATGCGCAACCCGGCGGCCTGGGCAGCCGAGGGCTCGGGCAACACGATCAGGTCGCGGCCGCCGAACTCGCGCACCCGTTCGAGATAGCTGGCATCGAGCACCGGTCCCGCCAGGACCAACGGGATGCCCGCCGCGGCGGCGCTGCGGGCAACCAGAAGCTGGTTGGCAGCCGGAGCGATCGGGGCGTGGACGAATGCGAACGGATCGGGACCGACCAGCTGCCCCACCGCGGCCGGTTCGTGGATCGCGACCAGCGGCGGAACCACGGCGAGCGTGGTGCGGCGGCCGCTCCGGCGCAACACGCGCTGCGCTTCCTCGTCGGAGGCGACGAAGACGATGGCGGCGTCGCGCAGCGCGGCCGCGCTCTCCTCGAGCTCGGCCTGCGGCGGCGCGTAGGGGGCGTCGGCCGTCGCCTCGCCGACGCTGACCGCGCGGCGCGCGAGCATGGCGAGGTACCGCTCGACCGACGCCTCGTCGGCGCCGTATTCGAAGCACAAGCGCGCGACCGTGGCACCCCACCACAATCCCGCCGCCGCATCTTCTTCGTACGCGTGGATCGCGCTGGGGATGCGCGCCCGGCGGGCGGCGTCGACGATGCCGCGGACGCGCCGGCCGTCGCGAACGCCGATGATGTGGACGAGGTCGGCGCCGGCGACCTCGTCCGGATGCACGCCGTACGCGACCTCGAAACCTTCGGCCGTCAGTCCGGCGGCCAGCGCCGCCGCCTCGTCGGTATCGGCTCCGGGTTCGTTCGCCGCGTCACTGCGCCCGAGCACGATCACGATGCGCCCGGCCGAGCCGCCCTGGACCCCGCCGGTAGGCGGGAGCGGGGCCCGCCGTTGCGGCTCGGCGACGCGCTCGACCACGAACGAGCGGCGCGGCGGTCCTTCGGCCGCGTCGTAGGCGAAGCCCACGTCGACCGGCAGCGGATCGACCACCCCGACGGCGCCGGGCCCCGCGGCATCCAGCCGCAAGACGGTCTCCGCCGAGCTCGGCGCGGCGAGACCGTCGCCCAGCACCACGACCGTCGCCGCCGACGAGGACGGCGGCTCGCCGTACCATGCCATGGCAGCCGCATCGCGGCTCCCCGGCGCGACGCCGACCGTGCCGAGATCTCGCAGCACCATCCAACCGCCGACCGCGTCGGGCGCGTCGAGCAGGACCTCGCGACCGCGCACGTACCGCCGCGCCCAATGATACGGGGCCAACCGTACGAGCGCGTCGCGCAGCGGGGCGGCGCCGAACGCACCGATGGCCCGCGCCGCCTCGAAGCGAGGCGCAGCCGCGAAGGCGACGACGTGCTCGCCGAACAGCATCCCGGAACGCATCAGGGCGTCGAGGTGCGGCAAGATCCGTTCGGCCAGCGCGGTCGCGAAGCCGTCGCCGCCACGGAATCCGGCCGGGAACAACAGGGGGTCGCGCTCGCGCTCGACGATCAGTTTCGGTTCGACGAAGACGCCGGGGACGACGGTGTCGCCGTGCTCGCCGGCAAGATAGAAGTCGAGCAGCAGCGCGTTGTGCCGTTGGCGCACGACCGGCTCGATGCGGACCGCGGCGAGCCGTTGCGGATCGTCGACGGGCGTGCCCGTGCTCCAGGGCGCGATGACGTCGAAGACGCGATGGGTTCTCATCGGGCCGCGCGCACCACGTCGTCCAGCGCCTTCGCCGCGCGGACCTCGGCTCCGGCGAAGGCCGCGCGTTCGTGCCCGGCCGCGACGATCAGACGCTCGTCGGGCGCCACCGCGGCGCGCCAGGCCGCCAAATCGCCGACCCGCTCGACGCGAACCGAAAGCGCCAGCGCCAGCGACTTGCCGCCGGCGACCAGGAGCGCCCGGACACGTGCCGCGACCACGGCCGTCGGGATCCCGCCCTCGAGCAGCAGGTCGAGCCGCACGGGGTCACTGGCGTCGAACGTGCCGGCCATCTCGGCGACGAACGCGAGCGCTCGCTCGAGCTCGGCGTCGTCGGCGACCGCGAGCACGATTGCGACCCGCGCCGGTGTCGCGACAACGGCCGGGACGACGAACGGCACGCGCGTGGCCGGATCGAAACCGCGCGCGCGCGCGCCGGCCCGGTCGGGGACCGCCACCAGCGGCTGCACGAGATCGGCCGCCGCGGCGGGATTGTGCGAAACGCCCGGATCGAAACGGTGGACCAACGTGTCGTCGCAACGCACGACGGTATACCCGGCGGCGCGCAGGCGCGTGACGAGATCCGCGATACCGCGCCGCGTCGGTCCGAGCGCCGGATCGATGCCGCCGACCGCGTCGAGCGCTTCGCGCGCGATCAGGATCGCGGGAGTCGCCGACAGCTCGATCGGGGTGCAGTCTCGCGCGTGGTCGCGCGCCCGGCGTTCCGCGACGTGCTGCAGCTCGTTCAGGTTTCCGTAGCTGACCTCTTTGACGCCCTCGCCGCTCAGGAGCGAAGCGGTCTGCGGCACCGAGGGTACCGCGGCACCGAGCGCCGGGACACGCGCAAACGCCGCGCGGAGGCGATCGAGCGTGTCGGCGGGGATCAACACGTCGTCGCTCAACAGGAAGGTCAGCTCGGGCCCCGCGCCCAGCGCGCGGTTCGCGGCGCCGACGAGCAACGGGTCGACCTCGTCCAACTCGATCGACGCGATCGCGTTGGCGCCGAGGATCCTGCGCGCGGTCTCGTTGCCGGCGGCGCACACCGCGACCAGCTCGTCGCCGGTGCGCGTCGCCGCCAGGGCGGCGTCGAGCGTCGTCCGCAGGACGTCGGGCGAGGACGACGCCAGGAAGACGCACCGCACGTGCTTGGTTCCGGCACCTGCCCGCGGACCCGCGGCACGGCCCGGCGCGCGCACCGCCCTGCCCGCTGCTTCGACGCCGGCGAACAGGGCGTGCAACGACGCGGCGAGCGGACCGTCGCCGGGCTGCACGTGTTGCGGAAAGCGACCGGCCGCGAGCAGGACGCAGTTCCCTTCGAGCGCCGCGACGCTCGGCGCGACCGCCGCGACGTAGGTGGCGTCTTCGAGCCGCTCGACCAGGAGCGCGAGGGCGTCGGCATCCGGCAATGCGGCCGACGCGGCGATCAGCACGTTACGCTCGCCGCGCACGCCGAGCTCACGGCGCAACGCCGCCACCGGCTCGTCGACGGCGCTCGCCGCGACGACCGCCGGCAACGCGCTTGCGCGACGAGCGGCGTCGCGTGCGTCGGGGCCGTGGACCAAGACCGTCAGCGGCGGCATCGGCATGCGCACGCGTCGTCGCAGGCCGCCTTCGAAGCGCGTCTCGCGCTCGATCGTGCGCCGCCGAACGGCGAGCGGCAAGCGCGAGCCGCCCACGAGGGCGGGATGGGCCTCGCTCACCGCGCGCAGCGCCGAGCGGCGCCCGCGATCGTCGGCGCTCTCGGTCGGGATCGCCCAGGCGAACGACGGCAAACAGGACACCTCGAGCCCGCGTTCGCGCGCGCGCGCCGCGACTTCGACGAGCGCCGCCACCGCATCGAACGGCAACGGCTCGAGCAGCAGCGAACGCTCGGCGAAGAACGCACCGGGCGCCGGCACGTCGATCGGACCGCGCAGCTGCGCCTCGATGCCGCCCTCACCGTGCCCGATGCGGATCGGCCACAGCTCGAAGGGCAGCGCACCGGCTTCCGACGGCCCGAGCATCCAGCCGTAGTGGCGCCAACTCTCCGAGTACGCCGCGCCTCCCAGCACGGCCGGACCGGCATCGAGCGCGGCGCGCACGCCGCCGAAGGCTCCCCCCAACGGCGCGGCACCGGGCAATACCACGAGCAGGTACGGATCGTTCGCCGCACGCGCCGCGAGCGCGAGAGCATCCGGATCGGCGACGGTCACGACCGCCGACGCCCGCGCGCGGGCCTCACGCAGATCGCTGCTCGGCGCCGCCAGGATCGTGAAGTGCACGGAGGACTTAGTCGAGCGCGAGCGCCGCGATCCCCTGCGCGTCGGCGACGCGGCCGGCCGCCAAGAGGTCGGTGGCCAATCCGACGGCCGTCGTCTTGAGCGTGGAAGCGTCCGCCAGCGGCAGCGCGCGCATGCGGCGCACGGTCGCGACCGCGGCGTCCAGATCGTTCGAGCGGCGTTCGATCTCGGCGCGCAACGCCAAGGCCGCGCCGGCGTGGCCGTCGGCATCCGGCACGTGTGCGAGGTGCGCGAGGGCGTCGGCATCGCGGTGCAGCCGTGCTGCCGCCAGCGCCGCGTTGAAACGCAGCACCGGGTCGAGCGGGGCGAAGGTCAGCGCGTCTTCGGCGACCGCGAGCGCGTCCTGGGGCCGCTTCTCCTCGAGCAGCCGATGCGAGCGGCGCGCGAAATCGCCGACCATCACCAGCGGCGCGTCCAACTCCTCGGCTCGCAGGCGCGCGCGCCGCTCCTGATCGCCCCGCCGCAGGCACAGCTCGTCGATCAGTCCGAGAATACGGCCGTCGCCCGGCGCGAGCGCCAGCGCGCGCTCCGCGTAGGGCAGCGGGTCCCCCAACGCCTCATCGCGCAGCACCTTGGCCGCCGAGAGCAGGAGCGTCGCGCGCGCCCGAGCGCCGACGATGTCGCTGCGCCGGTCGATCATCTCGAACGCCTCGTCGAAACGCCGGCGCCGAATGAGGAAGTTCGCGTAGTTGACGAAGCCGGTGCTGCCGTCGATCTGTGCGCCTTCGCGGAACAGCCGCTCCGCGTCGTAGACGCGGCCGACGCTTTCGTAGGCGTGCGCCGTCGTACTGCGCAGCAGCGGCGAATCCGGCTTGGACGCGAACGCGCGCTCGTACCATGGAAGCGCTTCTTCCCAGTTGTCTTCCTTGACGTAGGTCGACGCGATGTTCAAGCTCGCTTTCCAGCTCGCGATCTCGTCGTCGACCATGAAATACGCGCGCGCACCGGCCCCCAAGTGCATCGAGCGGCGATACGATTCGCGTGCCTCCTCGTAGCGCTTGCCCAGTGCGAGCAGATATCCACGTGTGAAGAGCAGGTTCGGATGATTGGGCGAGCCGGCCAGCCCGCGGTCGAGCAGCTCGATCCCGCGATCGATCTCGCCGCGCCCTTCGGCGTACGCCGTCGCGAGCATGACGTACGCGGTCCAGATGAAGCCGCGCACGGTCGTCTCCATCGCGAAGACCTTTTCGAGCGCCTCGATCCCGACGCCGATGTCGCCGGCGACGACGGCGTTGACGCCGAAATTGTACCAGGAGAAAGCGTCGTCGCCGTTCTCGCGGATCGCGCGCTCGAGCAGCGGCTTGTTGCGTAGGCCTTTCTCGCGCGAACCCAAGATCTCTTTGGTATAACCCTTGTGGAGAACGCGCACCGTGCTGACGATCCCGGGCAGGTGATCGGCGCCGTGCAGGACGACGTTCTCGTGGATGACGCCGTGATAGCGAATGCGCGGGGTGGTCGGAAAGATGCGCGGCAGGATGTGCGACATCGTCGATCCCGCGCCGGTCTCGTCGTCGACGAGGTTCTCGATCTTCAGGTAGACGGCGGTGTAGTCGGCCGGCGTCTCGCGCAGCGCGCGCAGCGTCGCCAGCGAGTCGGGCGTGATCTCTTCGTCGGCGTCGAGCACCAGCGTCCAGCGCCGAGTCGCCATCTCGAGCGCCTGGTTGCGAGCCCAAGCGAAGTCGTTGCGCCACTCACGGAAGATCACGTTCGCGCCGAACTCGCGCGCGATCTCGACGGTACGGTCCGTCGAGCCCGTATCAACGACGTTGAGCTCGTCGACGACGTCGCGGACGCTCGCCAGGCACTCGGCGAGGAAGCGCTCCTCGTTCTTGACGATCATACACAGGCTGATGCCGACCGGCAGCTGCTCGCGCTCGGGCGGCGGGACCGGCAGGTTGAGCAGCAGCCCCGTGTGGTTGCGGGCGAACGTGCTCTCCCGGTACTCGTCGACGATCGCTAGCGGCATCGCATCACCATCTCCCTGGGTATCGGCGCGACCGCAAAAAAAGAAGAGAGCCCGCCGGAGCGGGCTCTCTCTGGTTGGTGCGAGGGCTATTCCGCTTAGCGGAAGAGCGCCAGGACCGACTGGGCGTTGCTGTTCGACTGCGCCAGGACCGAGGTACCGACCTGGACCAGGATCTGGTCGCGGGTGTACTCGGTGGTCGCGCTGCCGATGTTGAGGTCGCGGATGTTCGACTCGGAGGCCTGCAGGTTGGTGGCCGCCGTGTTGTCGTTGTCCTGGTCCTCTTGGAGGCGGA
Proteins encoded in this window:
- a CDS encoding flagellar protein FlaG gives rise to the protein MDVLSVDAAATAAAAPAPPSELAQPADPGPQGGTPVVDAPQDETLHSALSQLVGNGSQVSVQFRVVHDPNEIVTVFTNAQTGQVITQFPPESMVLIAQFFNKLAGAVLDHSA
- a CDS encoding glycosyltransferase produces the protein MPLAIVDEYRESTFARNHTGLLLNLPVPPPEREQLPVGISLCMIVKNEERFLAECLASVRDVVDELNVVDTGSTDRTVEIAREFGANVIFREWRNDFAWARNQALEMATRRWTLVLDADEEITPDSLATLRALRETPADYTAVYLKIENLVDDETGAGSTMSHILPRIFPTTPRIRYHGVIHENVVLHGADHLPGIVSTVRVLHKGYTKEILGSREKGLRNKPLLERAIRENGDDAFSWYNFGVNAVVAGDIGVGIEALEKVFAMETTVRGFIWTAYVMLATAYAEGRGEIDRGIELLDRGLAGSPNHPNLLFTRGYLLALGKRYEEARESYRRSMHLGAGARAYFMVDDEIASWKASLNIASTYVKEDNWEEALPWYERAFASKPDSPLLRSTTAHAYESVGRVYDAERLFREGAQIDGSTGFVNYANFLIRRRRFDEAFEMIDRRSDIVGARARATLLLSAAKVLRDEALGDPLPYAERALALAPGDGRILGLIDELCLRRGDQERRARLRAEELDAPLVMVGDFARRSHRLLEEKRPQDALAVAEDALTFAPLDPVLRFNAALAAARLHRDADALAHLAHVPDADGHAGAALALRAEIERRSNDLDAAVATVRRMRALPLADASTLKTTAVGLATDLLAAGRVADAQGIAALALD